The following proteins come from a genomic window of Prionailurus viverrinus isolate Anna chromosome D1, UM_Priviv_1.0, whole genome shotgun sequence:
- the CCDC90B gene encoding coiled-coil domain-containing protein 90B, mitochondrial isoform X2: MWSRSVWRLLCPDGRAGRRVSILGGRFSPALRRDFFTTTTKEGYDMRRVDLTPLEQRKLTFDTHALVQDLETHGFDKAQAETIVSALTTLSNVSLDSIYKEMVTRAQQEITVQQLMAHLDSIRKDMVILEKSEFANLRAENQKMKTELEQVKQQLINETSQIRADNKLDINLERSRVTDMIKKRNLWKQPQNLPKMIPKPEVLFQRPVIKLTLKLLL, translated from the exons ATGTGGAGTCGCAGTGTTTGGCGGCTCCTGTGCCCTGACGGCCGTGCCGGCCGCCGGGTTTCCATCCTCGGCGGGCGTTTCTCGCCGGCCCTGCGGAGAG actttttcacCACCACAACCAAGGAAGGATATGATATGAGGCGAGTGGACCTAACTCCTTTAGAACAAAGGAAATTAACGTTTGATACCCATGCACTGGTTCAGGATTTGGAAACTCATG GatttgacaaagcacaagcagAAACAATTGTATCAGCATTAACCACTTTATCAAATGTCAGCCTGGATAGTATCTATAAGGAGATGGTCACTCGAGCTCAACag GAAATAACAGTACAACAACTAATGGCTCATTTGGACTCCATCAGGAAAGACATGGTCATCCTAGAGAAAAGTGAATTTGCAAATCTGAGAGCAGAGAACCAG aaaatgaaaactgaattgGAACAAGTTAAGCAGCAACTGATA AATGAAACCAGTCAGATCAGAGCAGACAATAAACTGGACATCAACCTAGAAAGGAGCAGAGTAACTGATATG ATCAAGAAAAGAAACTTATGGAAGCAACCACAGAATTTACCAAAAAT GATACCAAAACCAGAAGTATTATTTCAGAGACCTGTAATAAAATTGACACTGAAATTGCTTCTTTAA
- the CCDC90B gene encoding coiled-coil domain-containing protein 90B, mitochondrial isoform X1, with protein sequence MWSRSVWRLLCPDGRAGRRVSILGGRFSPALRRDFFTTTTKEGYDMRRVDLTPLEQRKLTFDTHALVQDLETHGFDKAQAETIVSALTTLSNVSLDSIYKEMVTRAQQEITVQQLMAHLDSIRKDMVILEKSEFANLRAENQKMKTELEQVKQQLINETSQIRADNKLDINLERSRVTDMFTDQEKKLMEATTEFTKNDTKTRSIISETCNKIDTEIASLKTLMESNKLETIRYLAASVFTCLAIALGFYRIWK encoded by the exons ATGTGGAGTCGCAGTGTTTGGCGGCTCCTGTGCCCTGACGGCCGTGCCGGCCGCCGGGTTTCCATCCTCGGCGGGCGTTTCTCGCCGGCCCTGCGGAGAG actttttcacCACCACAACCAAGGAAGGATATGATATGAGGCGAGTGGACCTAACTCCTTTAGAACAAAGGAAATTAACGTTTGATACCCATGCACTGGTTCAGGATTTGGAAACTCATG GatttgacaaagcacaagcagAAACAATTGTATCAGCATTAACCACTTTATCAAATGTCAGCCTGGATAGTATCTATAAGGAGATGGTCACTCGAGCTCAACag GAAATAACAGTACAACAACTAATGGCTCATTTGGACTCCATCAGGAAAGACATGGTCATCCTAGAGAAAAGTGAATTTGCAAATCTGAGAGCAGAGAACCAG aaaatgaaaactgaattgGAACAAGTTAAGCAGCAACTGATA AATGAAACCAGTCAGATCAGAGCAGACAATAAACTGGACATCAACCTAGAAAGGAGCAGAGTAACTGATATG TTTACAGATCAAGAAAAGAAACTTATGGAAGCAACCACAGAATTTACCAAAAAT GATACCAAAACCAGAAGTATTATTTCAGAGACCTGTAATAAAATTGACACTGAAATTGCTTCTTTAAAAACACTGATGGAGTCTAACAAGCTTGAGACTATCCGTTACCTTGCAG